A genomic stretch from Hoplias malabaricus isolate fHopMal1 chromosome 4, fHopMal1.hap1, whole genome shotgun sequence includes:
- the LOC136695521 gene encoding butyrophilin subfamily 1 member A1-like codes for MGIYLLVFILSLTTCTGPVSAESQISISVRLGSSALLPCDWRKVSSEQSSSQSPHVEWRTFTETVLERRGEELYQSEEYKGRVDVPEDQLLKGNCSLVLKNVRAEDEGVYKSYLVVKQKKESVPSKHVYLQSVELSVDEILVMKPQSESASNTGVIHTLSSIIIFIPFSLGLQSL; via the exons ATGGGCATCTACCTTCTGGTtttcatcctgtcactcaccacCTGCACAG gCCCTGTATCTGCAGAATCTCAGATCTCCATCAGTGTCAGATTGggctcctcagctcttcttcctTGTGATTGGAGAAAGGTGTCCAGTGAACAGTCGTCCAGTCAGAGTCCTCATGTGGAATGGCGAACCTTTACTGAGACAGTGttagagagaagaggagaggagctgTATCAGAGCGAGGAGTACAAAGGCCGTGTGGACGTTCCTGAAGATCAGCTGCTGAAGGGGAACTGTTCTCTGGTGTTGAAGAACGTTAGAGCTGAGGATGAAGGAGTTTACAAGAGCTACCTGGTGgtgaaacaaaagaaagaatCTGTCCCATCTAAACATGTTTATCTCCAGAGTGTGGAGCTCTCTGTTGATG aaatatTGGTGATGAAACCACAGAGCGAGTCTGCAA GTAATACAGGAGTGAtccacactctctcctccatcATCATATTCATCCCCTTTTCCCTTGGACTCCAGAGCCTCTGA
- the LOC136694609 gene encoding zinc finger protein 850-like: protein MEGGISSSQEKCLITPHTSDRKTQTSKHKRKTHDCAECGKSFTVQSHLQTHQRIHTGERPYHCSECGKSFTQQSNLQTHQRIHTGEKPYHCSECGKSFTVQSNLQKHQRIHTGEKPYHCSECGMSFTVQSSLQTHQRIHTGEKPYHCSECGKRFTVQSSLQKHQRIHTGEKPYHCSECGMSFTVQSSLQTHQRIHTGEKPYHCSECGKSFTQQSNLQTHQRIHTGEKPYHCSECGKSFTVQSNLQKHQRIHTGEKPYHCSECGMSFTVQSSLQTHQRIHTGEKPYHCSECGKRFTVQSSLQKHQRIHTGEKPYHCSECGMSFTVQSSLQTHQRIHTGEKPYHCSECGKRFTVQSSLQKHQRIHTGEKPYHCSECGMRFIRKDSLQAHQHIHTGEKPYHCSQCGKCFIRQSHLQTHQRIHTGEKPYHCSECGKSFTVQSSLQKHQRIHTGEKPYHCSECGKSFTQQSHLLKHQRLHTGEKPYHCSECGKSFTQQSSLQNHQRIHTGEKPYHCSECGKSFTEQGSLQTHQRIHTGEKPYHCSECGKSFTAQSHLQNHQRIHTGEKPYHCSECGKSFTAHSHLQTHQRIHTGEKPYHCSECGMSFIRKDSLQTHQHIHTGEKPYHCSECGKSFTVQSSLQKHQRIHTGEKPYHCSECGKSFTVQSSLQTHQHIHTGEKPYYCSECGKSFTQQSHLQKHQRIHTGEKPYHCSECGMSFTRQRSVQKHHCVHPEQKVEQSEGLM, encoded by the coding sequence ATGGAGGGCGGAATCTCCAGTTCTCAGGAAAAATGCTTGATTACTCCCCACACATCTGACAGAAAAACTCAGACGAGTAAACACAAGCGGAAAACTCATGATTgtgcagagtgtgggaagagttttactgtacagagtcatctccaaacacatcagcgcattcacacaggagagagaccgtatcattgttcagagtgtgggaagagttttactcaacagagtaatctccaaacacatcagcgcattcacacaggagagaaaccgtatcactgttcagagtgtgggaagagttttactgtacagagtaatctccaaaaacaccagcgcattcacacaggagagaaaccgtatcactgttcagagtgtgggatgagttttactgtacagagtagtctccaaacacaccagcgcattcacacaggagagaaaccatatcactgttcagagtgtgggaagagatttactgtacagagtagtctccaaaaacaccagcgcattcacacaggagagaaaccgtatcactgttcagagtgtgggatgagttttactgtacagagtagtctccaaacacaccagcgcattcacacaggagagaaaccatatcactgttcagagtgtgggaagagttttactcaacagagtaatctccaaacacatcagcgcattcacacaggagagaaaccgtatcactgttcagagtgtgggaagagttttactgtacagagtaatctccaaaaacaccagcgcattcacacaggagagaaaccgtatcactgttcagagtgtgggatgagttttactgtacagagtagtctccaaacacaccagcgcattcacacaggagagaaaccatatcactgttcagagtgtgggaagagatttactgtacagagtagtctccaaaaacaccagcgcattcacacaggagagaaaccgtatcactgttcagagtgtgggatgagttttactgtacagagtagtctccaaacacaccagcgcattcacacaggagagaaaccatatcactgttcagagtgtgggaagagatttactgtacagagtagtctccaaaaacaccagcgcattcacacaggagagaaaccgtatcactgttcagagtgtgggatgagatTTATTCGAAAGGATAGTCTCCAAGcacaccagcacattcacacaggagagaaaccgtatcactgttcacaGTGTGGGAAGTGTTTTATTCGACAGAGTCATCTCCAAactcaccagcgcattcacacaggagagaaaccgtatcactgttcagagtgtgggaagagttttactgtacagagtagtctccaaaaacaccagcgcattcacacaggagagaaaccgtatcactgttcagagtgtgggaagagttttactcaacagagtcATCTCCTAAAACACCAGCgccttcacacaggagagaaaccgtatcactgttcagagtgtgggaagagttttactcaacagagtagtctccaaaatcaccagcgcattcacacaggagagaaaccgtatcactgttcagagtgtgggaagagttttactgaacagggtagtctccaaacacaccagcgcattcacacaggagagaaaccgtatcactgttcagagtgtgggaagagttttactgcaCAGAGTCATCTCCAAaatcaccagcgcattcacacaggagagaaaccgtatcactgttcagagtgtgggaagagttttactgcaCATAgtcatctccaaacacaccagcgcattcacacaggagagaaaccgtatcactgttcagagtgtgggatgagttttattCGAAAGGatagtctccaaacacaccagcacattcacacaggagagaaaccgtatcactgttcagagtgtgggaagagttttactgtacagagtagtctccaaaaacaccagcgcattcacacaggagagaaaccgtatcactgttcagagtgtgggaagagttttactgtacagagtagtctccaaacacaccagcacattcacacaggagagaaaccgtattactgttcagagtgtgggaagagttttactcaacagagtcatctccaaaaacaccagcgcattcacacaggagagaaaccgtatcactgttcagagtgtgggatgagttttactcgTCAGAGATCTGTCCAAAAACATCACTGCGTTCACCCAGAACAGAAGGTAGAACAGAGTGAGGGATTAATGTGA